From a region of the Paenibacillus sp. FSL R10-2734 genome:
- a CDS encoding sensor histidine kinase — MRQEKSYSFRLRPQHPKGGKRRLSSKLRSIQVTITLTFTSVAVLVAVVVSLMLYNKFAKTAEENANMNMQQIIEQVNYNLELYVKGMRNIFETAEDQITNSPSVDSSLLMERMAMLMGSREDLVSAAVFTPQGKYVVGTAGQKLRSNTQLETQSWFTSAKKTSEISYSAPHIQNLFKGQYIWVVSISKLIQYKENGELKTGILLMDFNFRTIDELSKQVKLGKRGYAYILDQLGNIVYHPQQQLIYAGLKYENVEPVLEYAYRSYLDESTGEKRFITVRTLEQTGWKIVGVAYYDEIVTTKRDLNNFLSWFLAVVILCVIIVSVFLSARIARPIRKLERTLQQVGEGDLNTRIDVSGAYEVEQLSKRFNLMLQRIRQLMDQIIYEQETKRKGELEVLQSQINPHFLYNTLNSVIRLAERGKTEEVITMIQSLSKFFRISLSKGNNMITVQEELDHIRHYLVIQSFRFKNKFRYEIVAQDEVLQCQTIKLILQPIVENALYHGIEMMPDEGFISIRAELKDDLVIIRIIDNGLGMSNETMKVILTGGSKSMNGSGVGVRNVNERIELYYGREYGLSFESEIEEGTTVTLIFPALAKVEDNEGLKEDETSA; from the coding sequence ATGCGGCAAGAAAAGTCCTATTCCTTCCGACTGCGGCCTCAGCATCCAAAAGGGGGGAAACGTCGCTTGTCCTCCAAGCTGCGGAGCATTCAAGTGACGATTACGCTCACTTTTACATCCGTTGCCGTTCTAGTAGCTGTCGTAGTCAGCCTTATGCTGTATAACAAGTTTGCAAAAACAGCAGAAGAGAATGCCAATATGAATATGCAGCAGATTATTGAGCAAGTGAACTACAATCTGGAGCTTTACGTAAAGGGCATGCGAAATATTTTTGAAACAGCTGAAGATCAAATTACGAATAGTCCCTCCGTGGACTCCTCTTTACTGATGGAACGAATGGCAATGCTAATGGGCAGCAGAGAGGATCTGGTTTCTGCAGCGGTTTTTACACCACAGGGGAAATACGTCGTGGGTACTGCAGGACAGAAGCTGCGCAGCAACACACAGTTAGAAACACAGAGTTGGTTTACTTCGGCCAAAAAAACATCTGAGATCTCCTATTCAGCGCCTCATATTCAGAACTTGTTTAAGGGTCAATACATATGGGTCGTGTCTATCAGTAAACTAATTCAATATAAGGAAAATGGAGAATTGAAAACCGGTATCCTGCTGATGGATTTTAACTTTCGCACCATAGATGAGCTCAGCAAGCAGGTTAAGCTTGGGAAAAGAGGATACGCTTACATCCTCGATCAATTAGGTAATATCGTGTACCATCCACAGCAGCAGCTAATTTACGCTGGCTTAAAGTATGAGAATGTGGAGCCGGTACTGGAATATGCTTATCGCAGCTATTTGGATGAGTCTACAGGTGAAAAACGTTTTATCACAGTGCGCACGCTAGAACAGACCGGATGGAAGATAGTAGGTGTTGCTTATTATGATGAGATCGTAACCACCAAACGTGATCTTAACAACTTTTTGTCCTGGTTCTTAGCGGTAGTTATTTTATGTGTCATTATCGTATCTGTCTTCTTGTCTGCGCGTATTGCCCGCCCGATCCGTAAGCTGGAACGGACACTTCAGCAGGTAGGAGAAGGAGATCTCAATACCCGTATTGATGTCAGTGGCGCGTATGAGGTTGAGCAGTTGTCTAAGCGATTTAACCTCATGCTGCAGCGCATCCGTCAATTGATGGATCAAATTATTTATGAACAAGAGACCAAACGTAAGGGTGAACTTGAAGTGCTGCAATCCCAGATTAACCCGCACTTCCTGTACAATACCTTGAACTCTGTGATCCGACTCGCTGAACGTGGCAAGACCGAGGAGGTAATCACGATGATTCAGTCCTTATCGAAGTTTTTCCGAATTAGCCTAAGCAAAGGTAATAATATGATTACCGTACAGGAAGAGCTCGATCATATTCGTCATTACCTCGTCATTCAGAGCTTTCGTTTCAAAAATAAGTTCCGCTATGAAATCGTTGCGCAGGATGAAGTACTTCAGTGTCAGACCATTAAACTTATTTTGCAGCCGATTGTAGAGAACGCTTTGTATCACGGGATAGAAATGATGCCTGATGAAGGCTTTATCTCTATCCGAGCGGAGCTGAAGGACGATCTTGTCATCATACGGATTATTGATAATGGACTAGGAATGTCCAATGAGACAATGAAGGTGATTTTGACAGGTGGCAGTAAGAGTATGAATGGTTCCGGGGTTGGCGTAAGAAATGTGAACGAGCGTATTGAGTTGTACTATGGCCGTGAATATGGTCTTTCTTTTGAAAGTGAAATTGAAGAAGGCACTACGGTTACCCTTATCTTCCCGGCACTTGCAAAAGTTGAAGACAATGAAGGGCTTAAGGAGGATGAGACATCCGCATGA
- a CDS encoding galactose ABC transporter substrate-binding protein translates to MKKITSVLLASALLGAALTGCGGNNNTTNSAADNGKATNAPKTENSGAATEAPKTETPKVGVAIYKFDDTFMTGVRNAIDSAAKGIATVDIVDSQNSQPTQNDKVDLFITKKYNGMLINPVDRTAAGVIIEKAKTANIPVVFLNREPLPEDMKKWDKVYYVGAKAEESGTMSGQLIVDYWKAHPEADKNGDGVLQYVMLKGEPGHQDAELRTTYSIQAIEDAGIKVEKLAEDTAMWDRVKGQEKMAAFLGSHGDKIEAVLANNDDMALGAIEALKASGYFTGDKFMPVVGVDATAPAVQALEDGTMLGTVLNDANNQGKAAITVAALLAKGETPSKDNVGFDITDNQYVWISYKKITKDNVADAK, encoded by the coding sequence ATGAAAAAAATCACTTCCGTTCTATTAGCTAGTGCATTGCTGGGTGCTGCTCTGACAGGCTGTGGTGGCAACAACAATACTACAAATAGTGCTGCAGACAATGGTAAAGCAACTAACGCTCCAAAGACTGAGAACTCGGGTGCTGCAACAGAAGCACCTAAAACAGAAACACCTAAAGTCGGGGTTGCCATTTACAAATTTGACGATACCTTTATGACAGGTGTTCGTAACGCTATCGATAGTGCTGCTAAAGGTATTGCTACAGTAGATATCGTAGACAGCCAAAATTCACAACCCACACAAAATGACAAGGTTGACTTATTCATCACTAAAAAATATAACGGGATGCTGATTAACCCAGTTGACCGTACCGCTGCTGGTGTCATTATCGAAAAAGCAAAAACAGCAAACATTCCAGTGGTATTCCTTAACCGCGAACCGCTTCCTGAAGATATGAAGAAATGGGATAAAGTTTATTACGTAGGTGCTAAAGCAGAAGAATCCGGCACAATGTCCGGCCAACTGATTGTTGATTACTGGAAAGCACACCCTGAAGCGGATAAGAACGGTGATGGTGTTCTCCAATACGTAATGCTGAAAGGCGAACCAGGACACCAAGATGCTGAGCTTCGTACTACTTACTCTATCCAAGCTATTGAAGATGCAGGAATCAAGGTAGAAAAACTGGCTGAAGATACAGCAATGTGGGATCGCGTAAAAGGACAAGAAAAAATGGCAGCCTTCCTTGGCTCCCACGGCGACAAAATCGAAGCTGTTCTTGCTAACAACGATGATATGGCCCTTGGTGCAATTGAAGCTCTGAAAGCTTCTGGCTACTTCACGGGTGACAAATTCATGCCGGTAGTAGGTGTAGATGCAACTGCTCCTGCGGTTCAAGCGCTGGAAGATGGAACGATGCTCGGTACGGTTCTAAATGATGCGAATAACCAAGGTAAAGCTGCCATCACGGTTGCTGCTCTGCTCGCTAAAGGCGAAACGCCTTCGAAAGACAATGTTGGTTTTGATATTACTGACAATCAATATGTCTGGATTTCTTATAAGAAGATTACTAAAGACAACGTAGCTGACGCTAAGTAA
- a CDS encoding substrate-binding domain-containing protein, which translates to MKNVRFWLTLLICAVLWTTVTSCFNSAPNYINTNKTRNIHLIVKMNRGDYWNTVKLGAEAAAQEFNVKLTFKAPDSESDITEQVKMVQESIKEKADVIILAASSYMGLAQVVDQAAYSKIPVISVDAEVGSARVRTYIGSNGYEAGQKSAERLIKLLKGYGEVGIINFTSSTQSEKQESSNGIEYGARDAEEREKGFLNYTARYPNIQVVEISYTTSSIKEAEELTQLMLLKHPKLRGIASLNETASQGAAMAIQSRGLKNIKMVAFDSSPSMMELLQDGAVQATVIQNPFNNGYLAVKHAVEVIEGINVPERVDTGTKIIDLDNMLWPENQKLLFPFVR; encoded by the coding sequence ATGAAAAACGTTCGTTTTTGGCTAACCTTGTTAATATGTGCGGTGTTATGGACTACGGTTACCTCTTGTTTTAATTCAGCGCCCAATTACATCAATACAAATAAGACTCGTAATATTCATCTCATTGTGAAAATGAACAGGGGCGATTACTGGAATACAGTTAAATTGGGGGCAGAGGCTGCAGCGCAGGAGTTCAACGTTAAATTAACCTTTAAGGCTCCGGACTCTGAGAGTGACATCACAGAACAGGTGAAAATGGTACAGGAATCCATTAAAGAAAAAGCAGACGTGATTATTTTAGCTGCAAGTAGTTATATGGGGCTTGCTCAGGTGGTAGATCAGGCCGCTTATTCCAAAATCCCTGTGATATCCGTTGATGCGGAAGTAGGTTCTGCAAGAGTAAGGACATATATTGGCTCGAACGGTTATGAGGCGGGGCAAAAATCTGCAGAAAGACTGATCAAGCTGTTGAAAGGATACGGCGAGGTGGGCATTATTAACTTCACCAGCTCCACTCAGAGTGAGAAGCAGGAGTCTTCCAACGGCATTGAGTATGGAGCAAGAGATGCGGAGGAGCGGGAAAAGGGATTTTTAAATTATACTGCTCGTTATCCGAATATACAGGTGGTTGAGATTTCTTACACGACGTCCAGCATTAAGGAAGCAGAAGAACTTACCCAGCTAATGCTGCTGAAGCACCCGAAACTTCGAGGAATCGCGAGCTTGAATGAGACGGCTTCACAGGGGGCGGCAATGGCTATCCAAAGCCGGGGACTGAAAAATATTAAAATGGTTGCCTTTGACAGCTCCCCTTCCATGATGGAACTGCTGCAGGATGGTGCTGTTCAAGCAACGGTCATCCAAAATCCATTTAACAACGGGTATTTGGCTGTAAAACATGCTGTTGAGGTGATCGAAGGTATCAATGTTCCAGAACGTGTCGATACAGGAACAAAAATAATTGATTTGGACAATATGTTATGGCCTGAGAATCAAAAGCTGTTATTTCCGTTCGTTAGATAG